One Brassica napus cultivar Da-Ae chromosome C4, Da-Ae, whole genome shotgun sequence genomic region harbors:
- the LOC106411988 gene encoding probable WRKY transcription factor 21, with translation MEEIEGANRAAVDSSHRVLNLLCTPHQQDQEYNNVSLLSETREAVFRFKRVSSLLSTTSVGHARFRRAKEPQTHLSQSIFLDPVHQRTEPPPSQTAPVMMLRSGLHELSTDSPTLGTRSFSLNSDAKAKAPLLQLNQSIHQNMFPEHQQLHERLEAHRHQMQKQQKHQGEIMLRKCNGGISLSFDNSSCTQTMSSTRSFVSSLSIDGSVANLEGRNSFQLVGAPSSTDQSSQHSKRKCLMKCGSSSRCHCSKKRKHRVRRSIRVPAISNKVADIPPDDYSWRKYGQKPIKGSPYPRGYYKCSSMRGCPARKHVERCLEDPAMLIVTYEAEHSHPKLPSQAMTT, from the exons ATGGAGGAGATAGAAGGAGCCAACAGAGCAGCTGTAGATAGTTCTCATAGAGTTCTTAACCTCTTATGTACACCACATCAACAAGATCAAGAGTACAACAACGTGAGTTTACTGTCTGAGACTAGAGAAGCTGTGTTTAGGTTCAAGAGAGTGTCGAGTCTGTTAAGTACTACTAGTGTGGGTCATGCCAGGTTTAGAAGAGCTAAGGAACCTCAGACCCATTTGTCTCAAAGCATCTTCCTTGATCCTGTTCACCAAAGAACAGAACCTCCACCATCTCAGACAGCACCGGTGATGATGCTCCGGTCTGGTTTACATGAGTTGAGCACTGATTCCCCCACTTTAGGGACCAGGTCCTTCAGTTTGAACTCAGATGCTAAAGCAAAAGCGCCTCTCCTTCAGCTTAACCAGTCAATCCATCAGAATATGTTTCCTGAACATCAACAGTTACATGAACGCTTGGAGGCTCACCGTCATCAGATGCAGAAGCAACAGAAACATCAAGGTGAGATTATGCTAAGGAAGTGCAACGGTGGGATAAGCTTGAGTTTTGACAACTCGAGCTGTACTCAAACCATGTCATCCACTAGATCCTTCGTTTCATCCCTTAGCATAGATGGCAGCGTTGCTAATTTAGAAGGAAGGAACTCTTTTCAGTTGGTAGGGGCTCCGAGTTCAACGGATCAGAGTTCACAACACTCTAAGAGAAAATGCCTCATGAAATGCGGGAGCTCTAGCCGATGCCACTGCTCTAAGAAGAG GAAACATAGGGTTAGGAGATCGATCAGAGTGCCTGCTATAAGTAACAAGGTTGCAGATATCCCTCCTGATGATTATTCGTGGCGAAAGTATGGTCAGAAACCCATCAAGGGCTCTCCTTATCCCAG GGGATATTACAAATGCAGTAGCATGAGAGGCTGTCCAGCGAGGAAGCACGTTGAGAGATGCTTGGAAGATCCGGCAATGCTTATTGTTACTTATGAAGCAGAGCATAGCCATCCCAAATTGCCATCTCAAGCCATGACAACTTAA